The nucleotide window TTCCCGCGGCTTTCCCGAGATTGGCGAGCATTTCCCATTCGGTCTTGATGCGGTTCATCACCGTTTCCCAGGGACGATGGATCCGTTTGGAAAAACGCCGCCGCGTTTTGACGCTCTGGTACGCGTGAAGGGCCTTGAGCGCGCAGTTTTCCATGGAAAAACTCTCGGCGGTGGCCAGCGCCGCCGCGCGCATGCTCTCGTCTTTTTCGCGCATCAGCCCTTCGAGCGCCTTGACAAAACTTTCAGGCCGCGCGCCCGCGGGCAGAAGCCGGCCGTTGGCGCGGTTCTTCACGACTTCCCTCACGCCCGGGCCGTCGAGCGCGGCCACCGGGAGCCCGGCCGCCATGGCTTCGGTAACGACCATGCCCTGAGTCTCGCTTTGGGACGCGAACGCGAACGCGTCCATGGCGTGATAAGCATCCACGAGCTTGCGGCCCCGGAGCACGCCCGCGAAATGCACCCGGTCGAGGACGCCCTGCCCGCGGAAAAGTTTTTCGAGGGGCTCGGAGTAAGAGCCCTTGCCCACCACGAGGAACCGGGCGTTTTTCTGCCGCTTCAGAAAAAGCGAAACCGCACGGCCCAGATACTCGAGATTTTTTTCCGGCGAGACGCGGCCCGTATAGCCGGCCGTGAAAGCGTCTTTGGGAATTTTGAGGCGCCGCCGCATTCCCGCGCGGTCGCCTTTCCGGAAGGCCTTGGTGTCGACGCCCGTGGGAACGACCCACACCGGCGTCTTCACCTTCCGCTCGATCAGCATTTCACGCACGCTTTCGCTCGGCACGATGACATGGTCGCATAAATTGGCATAGCCCGTGGCCAGCTCGATCACGAAATTTTTTCCGGTCTCGGAGTTCAACGGGAAATAGTCCGTGTACTGCTCGAACATGATGTGATAGGTGAACACCAGCGGGATGTTGTACTGCCCGGCCACGCGCATGGCCATGTCCCCCATGAAGAACGGATGATGCGCATGGATGATGTCCGGCCGGAACACCTCGATGAATTTTTCCACAATGCCCGGGATCGGCAGGTTCACCGAAAAGTCCGTACCCTTGAAATTCTGGATCGCGGGAATGCGGGCCACCCCGTATTCTTTTTTCGAAACCCCGGGATATTCCGGCGCCGCGATCAGCACCTTGTGCCCCATTTTCCGGAACTGCCGCGCGAATGACTGAATGGACTTTTCAAGCCCGCCCGTGATCGGGAAATAAGTGTTGCTCATCATCAGGATGTTCACAGCGCGCCTCCGGTTTTTTCCACGAGCACGCGATTTTCGTTTTTCTCAGGATACTGGGCCTCATGCCCGGCAATGCGCACTTCGATTTCGGGCTCGATGTCCGCGTGCCACAGCCCTTCCCAGCGAACCTCCGTGCCCTGGTCCGTGCACTGCATCTCCACGGAAAACATTCCGAATTCCGTGGGCGCGGGGCCCCAGCGGAACTCGGCGCCCGGTTTCAGCCAGAAAGACGGGATTCCCGACCCGACGATGAGACGCCCTTCTTCTTCCCGCACGAGAAAATTCCGCATCATCATCACCCACTCGGCCGCGGCCCACACATGCTGCCCGTCGCCCATGCAGCCTCCCTGCGTCTGGGGATGGATGGCTTCGGGCCATTGGCCCGTGCGGGTCGCGATCATGGCCATGTTCTCGGTCATGTCGAAATACCGCGGGTCTCCCGCGCGGAGGAGCACCTGCGCGATGTGCAGCGTGAGATAGGGATTGATGCCCGAATGCGCGATGTCGTGGAAAAAAGCGCCGTTCACGAAACAGCAGCGGTGCAGAAAATTGGCGGTGGCAAGAAGCCGCGGATCGTCCGCCGCCCACAGGCGCAGCGGATAGCCGCCGACAAGCGAGCCCACGGCCGCCGCGTCCATGCGGCGGTAGGGCGAGGCGGGCACGGCCTCATGGCCCTGGCGCCTGGCGATCGTCCGGAGCGTGTAGTCGAGCGCCGCGCGGAAATTCTGCGCGTCGGCATTGAACTCTTCGGCCGCGGCGCGGTGGCCCAGGCGGTCCGCGAGCCAGGCCGCGGACAAAAGCCCCTGGATGCCCCAGAAGTCGTCCCAGAAATAATAATCTGAAGGTCCGAAATGTTCGGCGCTGAAACCCGCGGGCAAGAGGCCCGCGTGCAGCTCTTCCGGCTTGCCGATCACGCGCTTCTTCTCGATCCAGCGCCCGCCTTTCAGGATGGCGTTTTTCCATTCCTTCTTGGGCGGCTTGCCCGTCATCTCGCAGAATTTCTGCAGGATCCAGAGCACCTGCCCGTTCGAGTCCCATTCCCCGTCCTGCGAATGGAAATAGCCGGTGAAAGTCTGGCGCTCGAAGAATTTATCCAAAAGATTTTCGACGCGCGCGGTGAGTCCCGCGCACAAAAGCGCGTAGGAAATCAGGGCCGCGTCGCGGAACCAGAAATGCTTGTACGTGAACGGTCCCGGATAAATTTCATCCGGCGAATGAAGCACGAGCGTGCGGAGCGCGGCTTCGTAGAGGAAGCGAAAACGCCCGTCCGGCACGCCGAGCTTGGAAGCGTCTTTCAGGCTGTCTTCCCAGAGCGCGGCTGTGGCGGCGCCGCGGTCTTCGAAATTGACGGCAATGTCTTTTTCTTCCAGCGGGACGTGGACGAGAACCGCGCGCTTCTGCCCGGGCTCCAGCGCGAAAAGCGCGGCGGCGGTCGCCATGCCTACGTGGCATTGCACGCTCTGCAGGCCGTCCTGCTCCGGGAGTTTCCGCGCGACATCGCCTTCTTTGTAATGTGAAAAGCGGTGGCGGTCGCAAGGCTGGTCGAAGTAAACGTTCTGTTTTTTATTCACGCGCCAGCCCGACGGCCCGCGAAGCAGTTCCGCGTCGTGGATGAAGCTCACGCCTTCGGGATTGTACGGCCGCAGCGAAACGGCCAGCCAGGCCGCGGAGCCCGAAGACGCCTCGGCCCGCAGGCGCAGCACCGGTTTCCCCTCCGCGGACAGCTCGACCCTTGAGCGCACGTCGAGCGCCAGGTCGCCGCGGAAGGCCGTCGTCTTCACCGTAAGGCCCGCGTCGAAAGAAAGATCCTGGATCACACCTTCTTCCCGCGAGGGGATAAGAAGCTCGTGCGAGCCGTCTACGATCCAGAAATCAAGGGACCAGCTGTCGTAGAACGGCGTCACCAGGCCGCGCGGGTCCACGAGCGGATACTCCGCGAAGCCCGGAAGCCCGAGCGCGGTCCAGTTGCGGTGCGTCAGGTTGATCTGCGTCGCGGAAAACGCGCGCGGGATGAACGCGGGATCGCGCGGATTGAACTGGCGATCGGCCCAAAACGGCCAGATCCAGTCCATGTTGTGCTGGATGGCCTGGGCGTTCATCAGCCCCCGCGCCTGGAGCACGAAGCCCAGCCGCAAAAGTTCGACCGGCACCGCCACCTCCGCAGGCTGCGCAAAGCGCTGCACGTGGGACAGCAAGGCGATC belongs to Verrucomicrobiia bacterium and includes:
- a CDS encoding glycosyltransferase codes for the protein MNILMMSNTYFPITGGLEKSIQSFARQFRKMGHKVLIAAPEYPGVSKKEYGVARIPAIQNFKGTDFSVNLPIPGIVEKFIEVFRPDIIHAHHPFFMGDMAMRVAGQYNIPLVFTYHIMFEQYTDYFPLNSETGKNFVIELATGYANLCDHVIVPSESVREMLIERKVKTPVWVVPTGVDTKAFRKGDRAGMRRRLKIPKDAFTAGYTGRVSPEKNLEYLGRAVSLFLKRQKNARFLVVGKGSYSEPLEKLFRGQGVLDRVHFAGVLRGRKLVDAYHAMDAFAFASQSETQGMVVTEAMAAGLPVAALDGPGVREVVKNRANGRLLPAGARPESFVKALEGLMREKDESMRAAALATAESFSMENCALKALHAYQSVKTRRRFSKRIHRPWETVMNRIKTEWEMLANLGKAAGTALAEAAAAPLHVPAGAAKRKKGKAPAGKSTLVRTQEMDEASVLA